A single region of the Brachypodium distachyon strain Bd21 chromosome 3, Brachypodium_distachyon_v3.0, whole genome shotgun sequence genome encodes:
- the LOC100842055 gene encoding cellulose synthase-like protein D2: MGHDAMASDASSPAYAAVARDPKKKRGNRSAKLKQSKLDVRREQWLSQVKDAKEVKAVSSPAAAGANSGSPILASPHPPLPRRRAETQTRTEEPEQNKEEADVANQEAGSSDADSPMHSPVFYNSTGRCMQQKHCSGSGGIHSLSSGSSAWSSSRSVSDAEDEGTGGGTKEKEEEEDVLDDWEAVADALSFDNNNNHQDLGPEAPPAAPVVSPEPARASTRPESIKSQTRAWSPDDVFRPHTLPSLSKQVSFPSSMGNCWVGMGIGAAQKSIISFQMSCPICYEDLDPTDSSFLPCPCGFHLCLFCHKRILEADARCPGCRNQYKSTPLGGEAGREIENLVQMRLSRSCSMGPRY; this comes from the exons ATGGGACACGACGCCATGGCCAGCGATGCGTCCTCCCCAGCCTACGCGGCAGTGGCGCGCGAcccgaagaagaagcgg GGGAACCGGTCGGCGAAGCTGAAGCAGAGCAAGCTCGACGTGCGCCGGGAGCAGTGGCTGTCGCAAG TGAAGGATGCGAAGGAGGTGAAGGCCGTGTCttccccagcagcagcaggggccaACTCTGGGTCACCGATCCTTGCCTCTCCACACCCTCcccttcctcgccggcgcgcAGAGACACAGACCCGGACAGAGGAGCCAGAGCAGAACAAGGAGGAAGCTGATGTTGCTAACCAGGAGGCTGGTAGTAGTGATGCTGACTCCCCGATGCACAGCCCTGTTTTCTACAACTCCACTGGTCGTTGCATGCAGCAGAAGCATTGCTCTGGAAGTGGTGGCATCCATAGCCTCAGCAGTGGTAGCAGTGCATGGTCCAGCTCTCGGAGTGTGAGTGACGCGGAAGATGAGGGAACTGGTGGTGGCActaaggagaaggaggaggaggaggatgttCTAGATGATTGGGAGGCAGTTGCGGATGCCCTATCATTTGATAACAACAACAATCACCAGGATTTAGGTCCAGAGGCACCACCAGCTGCACCTGTGGTTTCCCCGGAGCCTGCTCGTGCATCAACAAGGCCAGAATCAATCAAGAGCCAGACAAGAGCTTGGAGCCCAGATGATGTTTTCCGCCCACATACTTTGCCCAGTCTCTCTAAGCAGGTCAGCTTCCCATCTAGCATGGGCAACTGCTGGGTTGGAATGGGGATAGGGGCCGCACAGAAGAGTATCATCTCATTCCAGATGTCCTGCCCTATATGCTATGAGGACCTTGATCCAACGGATTCTAGTTTCCTCCCGTGCCCCTGTGGATTTCATCTCTGTCTATTCTGCCACAAGAGGATTCTTGAGGCGGATGCACGTTGCCCTGGGTGCAGGAATCAGTACAAGTCAACGCCCTTAGGTGGAGAAGCTGGACGAGAGATAGAGAATTTAGTGCAGATGCGCCTGTCCCGTTCTTGTAGTATGGGGCCACGCTACTAG
- the LOC100842363 gene encoding protein NRT1/ PTR FAMILY 6.4, with protein sequence MVSAGGHIDNGDDAVDFRGNPVDKSKTGGWLGAGLILGTELAERVCVMGISMNLVTYLVGELHLSNAKSANIVTNFMGTLNLLAIVGGFLADAKLGRYLTIAISATIAALGVSLLTVDTTVPGMRPPPCGDPRQSTQQECVPASSGQLALLYAALYTTAAGAGGLKANVSGFGSDQFDGRDPREERAMVFFFNRFYFCISLGSLFAVTVLVYVQDNVGRGVGYGVSAAAMALGVAVLLAGTAKYRYRRPQGSPLTVIGWVLWAAWKKRKLPLPADAGDLNGFHTAKVAYTDRLRCLDKAAVVDEADQLGAPPPSKQQPEQTTTSTATVTQVEEVKMVVKLLPVWSTCILFWTVYSQMTTFSVEQATRMDRRLGSFVVPAGSLSVFLFLSILLFTSLNERLLVPLARRLTRRPQGLTSLQRVGTGLALSTAAMAVAALVEKMRRHAAVKDHASPPVSAFWLVPQFFLVGAGEAFAYVGQLEFFIREAPERMKSMSTGLFLVTLSMGFFLSSFLVFVVDAVTRGAWLPNDLDAGRLDLFYWMLALLGVVNFVVFLVIARGHEYKPSTSAVVAPAGEDSGSSGKEMDDMIVVKENVEGMDV encoded by the exons ATG GTATCTGCCGGCGGCCATATCGACAACGGCGACGACGCCGTGGACTTCCGCGGCAACCCGGTGGACAAGTCCAAGACCGGCGGGTGGCTGGGGGCCGGGCTGATCCTGGGGACGGAGCTGGCGGAGCGGGTGTGCGTGATGGGCATCTCCATGAACCTGGTGACGTACCTGGTGGGCGAGCTGCACCTCTCCAACGCCAAGTCCGCCAACATCGTCACCAACTTCATGGGCACCCTCAACCTCCTCGCCATCGTCGGCGgcttcctcgccgacgccaaGCTCGGCCGCTACCTCACCATCGCCATCTccgccaccatcgccgccTTG GGCGTGAGCTTGCTGACGGTGGACACGACGGTGCCGGGCatgcgcccgccgccgtgcggGGACCCGCGGCAGAGCACGCAGCAGGAGTGCGTCCCCGCGAGCAGCGGGCAGCTGGCGCTGCTCTACGCGGCCCTGTACACGACCGCGGCGGGGGCCGGGGGGCTGAAGGCGAACGTGTCCGGGTTCGGTTCCGACCAGTTCGACGGGCGTGACCCGAGGGAGGAGCGGGCCATGGTGTTCTTCTTCAACCGCTTCTACTTCTGCATCAGCCTGGGCTCCCTCTTCGCCGTCACCGTGCTGGTGTACGTGCAGGACAACGTTGGCCGCGGCGTGGGCTACGGcgtgtccgccgccgccatggcgctCGGCGTCGCCGTGCTCCTCGCGGGCACCGCCAAGTACCGGTACCGGCGGCCCCAGGGGAGCCCGCTCACGGTGATCGGCTGGGTGCTGTGGGCGGCCTGGAAGAAGCGCAAGCTCCCgctccccgccgacgccggcgaccTCAACGGGTTCCACACCGCCAAGGTGGCCTACACTGACAGGCTCAG GTGCCTTGACAAAGCGGCGGTGGTGGACGAGGCCGACCAGCTGGGCGCGCCACCTCCAAGCAAGCAGCAGCCGGAGCagacgacgacgtcgacggcgacggtgaCGCAAGTGGAGGAGGTGAAGATGGTGGTGAAGCTGCTGCCCGTCTGGTCCACCTGCATCCTCTTCTGGACTGTCTACTCCCAGATGACCACCTTCTCCGTGGAGCAGGCGACCCGCATGGACCGGCGCCTGGGCTCATTCGTCGTCCCGGCCGGCTCCCTCTCcgttttcctcttcctctccatcCTCCTCTTCACCTCCCTCAACGAGCGTCTCCTGGTGCCGCTCGCCCGCCGCCTCACGCGCCGCCCGCAGGGGCTCACCTCGCTCCAGCGGGTCGGCACGGGCCTCGCgctctccaccgccgccatggccgtcgcCGCGCTCGTCGAGAAGAtgcgccgccacgccgccgtgAAAGACCACGCCTCTCCACCAGTCAGCGCGTTCTGGCTGGTGCCGCAGTTCTTCCTggtgggcgcgggcgaggcGTTCGCGTACGTTGGGCAGCTGGAGTTCTTCATCCGGGAGGCGCCCGAGCGAATGAAGTCCATGAGCACGGGCCTGTTCCTCGTCACGCTCTCCAtgggcttcttcctcagcAGCTTCCTCGTCTTCGTCGTGGACGCCGTCACGAGGGGCGCTTGGTTGCCCAACGACCTGGACGCCGGCAGGCTTGATCTCTTCTACTGGATGCTGGCATTGCTCGGGGTGGTCAACTTCGTCGTGTTCCTGGTGATCGCTAGGGGCCACGAGTACAAGCCTAGCACGTCGGCCGTGGTGGCGCCTGCAGGGGAGgacagcggcagcagcggaaAGGAGATGGACGACATGATCGTGGTCAAGGAGAACGTTGAAGGGATGGATGTGTAG
- the LOC100841453 gene encoding uncharacterized protein LOC100841453 has protein sequence MAESEVEALRKAYAEIMLNTTKESAARVLAAEERAAVLEGRVAAAKEDGVAALVRLKAIMEARIKEVESKSLAHVRKINELQEQLHGAQNTVASLQVELQTANTELEQTRTTLAEERNNILPTCDEMDSNKNRSSCSKMHVQSRSVSLKNKDTADDICCVPTSTESGAAENRENVCGTDVSSIARNKKSKLYRYGCTQRIRALKRRSPRADSSEQNGMQASVLNIRSKMGKNNTARNTRRTRSIMEQILETEFQGNCKRKRGQRRRPSYKHDSSEVHGKTEDTSSDASDKDGCLQLLKALEQDLSPPNMFTRHSGEGLTDRKDYLPIGGKDAPALIEAPALSKMQIVRRKRTKTVRISDDGYSLSKSAPGNTLRTSTNKDTIFKSEQTSESIDNHSDTPASKNVSGLSVGTENLMHPSDGTENLMYPSDDTENLKQPSDATENSMHPSDHIENLMQLSDTTESLMHPNIASTGQFESGNSSPLVLQSTKRQIDSEGELRVDHPKCRTPETNSAGWQEVKVDESCNLALDRSGPSAIISLDKEQNAMASGVPVQPGGARRIQYTFNRRKRKSMSLDSTPQGAIPEKGSSLVNLTDKQESQALPGKSSNLVNLADKQESQALPETQNLLVESPQDDSELVHVAQQLVLLSELKW, from the exons ATTAAAGAGGTAGAATCAAAATCTTTGGCGCATGTTCGGAAGATCAATGAACTACAAGAGCAGTTACATGGTGCTCAGAATACTGTGGCCTCCCTTCAAGTTGAGCTACAGACAGCAAATACCGAATTGGAGCAGACAAGGACAACTTTAGCAGAGGAAAGAAACAATATCCTTCCAACCTGCGATGAGATGGATTCAAATAAAAACAGGAGCTCTTGTTCTAAGATGCATGTCCAAAGCAGAAGTGTCTCATTGAAGAACAAAGATACTGCAGATGACATTTGTTGCGTCCCCACAAGCACTGAGAGTGGAGCTGCTGAAAACAGGGAGAATGTATGTGGTACTGATGTGTCATCTATAGCAAGAAACAAGAAATCTAAGTTGTATCGATATGGGTGTACACAGCGTATTCGTGCTCTTAAACGGCGGAGTCCTCGTGCAGATTCCTCTGAACAAAACGGCATGCAGGCTAGCGTATTGAATATCCGTTCGAAGATGGGAAAAAACAATACTGCTAGGAACACAAGGCGCACAAGGTCCATCATGGAACAGATACTTGAAACAGAGTTTCAGGGGAACTGCAAGCGCAAGAGAGGTCAACGTCGTAGGCCTAGTTATAAGCATGACAGTTCTGAGGTGCATGGGAAAACAGAAGATACATCATCTGATGCCTCTGATAAAGATGGGTGTTTGCAGCTACTTAAGGCACTCGAACAGGATCTTTCACCTCCAAATATGTTTACCAGGCATAGTGGTGAGGGCTTAACTGATCGGAAGGATTACTTGCCCATTGGCGGGAAGGATGCACCTGCACTAATAGAGGCACCTGCACTCAGCAAAATGCAGATAGTAAGGAGAAAAAGAACCAAGACCGTCAGGATTTCTGATGATGGTTATTCTCTTTCCAAAAGTGCTCCAGGTAACACTCTGCGAACATCAACCAATAAGGACACCATTTTCAAGAGTGAGCAGACCTCTGAAAGTATAGATAATCATTCTGATACACCTGCCAGTAAGAATGTTTCCGGTTTGAGTGTTGGTACTGAAAACTTGATGCATCCCAGTGATGGCACTGAAAACTTGATGTATCCCAGTGACGACACTGAAAACTTGAAGCAACCGAGTGACGCCACTGAAAACTCGATGCATCCCAGTGATCACATTGAAAACTTGATGCAATTGAGTGACACCACTGAAAGCTTGATGCATCCGAACATTGCCAGTACTGGTCAATTTGAGTCTGGGAACAGCTCCCCACTAGTTCTTCAGTCAACCAAAAGGCAAATTGACAGTGAAG GTGAATTAAGAGTAGACCACCcaaagtgcagaacaccagaaaCTAATTCAGCAGGCTGGCAAGAAGTAAAAGTGGACGAGAGTTGCAATTTGGCTTTAGATAGATCTGGTCCTTCGGCCATCATCTCCTTGGACAAAGAACAAAATGCAATGGCATCTGGAGTTCCTGTGCAACCTGGAGGCGCTAGACGTATCCAATACACATTCAACCGCAGAAAACGCAAGAGTATGTCTTTAGACAGCACTCCTCAAGGTGCTATACCTGAGAAGGGTAGCAGTCTGGTTAATCTAACTGACAAACAAGAGTCGCAGGCTTTGCCTGGGAAGAGTAGCAATCTGGTTAATCTAGCTGACAAACAAGAGTCTCAGGCTTTGCCTGAGACACAAAATCTTTTGGTAGAGTCACCTCAAGATGACAGTGAACTAGTCCATGTTGCCCAACAG CTCGTTTTGTTGTCAGAGCTGAAGTGGTGA
- the LOC112271698 gene encoding uncharacterized protein LOC112271698 gives MLPTPLAASGQVDGDLAGFVVWCGEGGLAHLWVKEDDPPLYARLGRWTESAGDYSFPRRPLFPRLQPDMDLNLPPEGFDEEEGEVWMHANQVTMAGTCTAQPSEPIMHEVQFNMKGYATATATDNAQPSGPILHEVELNMKAVATAQPSDASLHEVEKNIATAATAHPSGPSLDADGPSHRTYFKDHFFPFLQTTARIEGFNVVLKKYVNPHNSIFQFFLQYKKLQESIEVAEDEQEFEGEDKILRPWSDYPMEEQALAVYTRPIYL, from the exons ATGCTGCCCACGCCTTTGGCCGCGAGTGGACAAGTAGACGGTGACCTGGCAGGttttgtggtgtggtgtggGGAAGGTGGCTTGGCACATCTGTGGGTGAAGGAGGATGATCCTCCGCTTTATGCTCGTTTAGGCAG ATGGACAGAGAGCGCCGGAGACTACTCTTTTCCACGTCGCCCCTTATTCCCACGGTTGCAGCCGG ATATGGATTTGAATCTTCCTCCTGAAGGTTTtgatgaggaagaaggcgaagtTTGGATGCATGCAAACCAGGTTACCATGGCAGGTACTTGTACTGCACAACCCAGTGAACCAATTATGCATGAAGTTCAGTTCAACATGAAAGGCTATgctactgctactgctactgATAACGCACAACCCAGTGGACCAATTTTGCATGAAGTTGAGTTGAACATGAAAGCTGTTGCTACTGCACAACCAAGTGATGCAAGTTTGCATGAAGTTGAGAAAAACATTGCAACTGCTGCTACTGCACATCCAAGTGGACCAAGTTTGGATGCAGATGGTCCATCCCACAGAA CCTACTTCAAAGACCACTTCTTCCCGTTCCTCCAAACAACTGCCCGCATCGAAGGCTTCAATGTTGTTCTTAAAAAGTACGTGAATCCTCACAATAGCATCTTCCAGTTCTTTCTTCAGTACAAGAAACTACAGGAAAGTATCGAGGTAGCAGAAGATGAACAAGAATTTGAAGGAGAGGACAAGATTCTAAGGCCTTGGTCAGATTATCCAATGGAGGAACAAGCTTTGGCTGTGTACACTAGACCCATTTACTTGTGA